CCGAACGCAACTGCACCAGATTTTCCTGCATTTCTAGGACAGTTTGCTCTAGAATCTTTTCTGGATCTTCTGCACCACCGATCAAACTATTGAGATTAGCGCGAATCACCCGCAGAATACGCTTGATTAATTCCATGTCGGCTCTCCATTCACGAAACTCAATGCTGAGTAATGAGTGCTGAGTAATGAGTATAAAAATTTTGTAGGAGGGTAGTTATGGAGTGCTGAATACTCAGTCAAAGTACTGGGTATAAAATTTTTGTCGTAGTGTCATAAACAAGTCAGATTTTGTATCTACTACTCAGCACGGGCTAAACCTTAGCTATCCGCTAACAGCACTCATAAGTCAGGACTGTTATCTCATGGTATCGTAGATTTTTGCAACTTATGGTTGCTGAACTCGTGCCTTAATTCCCTTTGCCTGTAATAATTGCATTTGTTTTTGTACTTGCTCTTTAGTCTTAAAAGCACCAAGATAAATCAATTCTTTGTTGGGTGATAAATAAGCATCAGGAATTACTTGCCGTGCTGAAGCAAAAGCTGCACCTTTATTATCTATCACGACATGGTAGAACCCATCTGTTCCTGGTTTGATTTCTGCATTAGGCTTTGGTGAGGCTGCTATTGGCTGGGGTGAGGTTTTTGCCGTTGAAATGGGAGGTAAATTTAGGGGAGGTAAGGGTTGTACAGTTGGTACTGGCGCTAAAGCGATCGGATTTGTCGGTTTTAGGGCTGTATTGGGGTTAGACAATGGCGCTTGAGGATTTACAGGGTTTTGGCGAACGCCTGGATTAGGCACTACTGCGACGGTTGGTTGGACTTTAGGTTGTAAGCCAACTAGATCGTTAGGATCTCTCACATCAGGAAACTCTTGGGCAGCTAGATTGGGATACATAGATGATGTGCTTGGTGGCTGGATCTGAGGCTGGACATTACTCCCAACTTCTTCAGTATTTCCTGGTGCGGGAGACGAGTTTCCGTTAAACAAATTGGCTAAATTCCATTGAGGCAAACCTTTAGGATTGAATACTACATAACCCAAGGTAAGACTTGCTAACAATAGCAGCAACATTGAGCCGATACCTAAAGGTGATAGCAGACTGTCACTAGAATTGCTTGGTTTTTGGGTTTCTGGTTGTTCTTCTGTCAGACTTCGCAGTAGTGCTTCACTAGATTCTAAGTAGTCATCTGGGTGCTTAGGGGTGTTATCTGTCTGCAAAAGATTTTCGCTCTTAGTATCTTTAACAATTGCTGGCACGATGCTGCTACTAAAATTCGGCGGTGGCGGTGGAAGTTGAGTTTGTGTTTTAGCAGAATCTTGGGTAGAGGGCACATTGAGATTATTTAGTTCTTCGATATTTGCCGTAACTGGCGCTCGGTTCATCTCAGAATTCACAGCTACAGAAGATGCTGGTGGTACGTCAATTTCTGTAACTGGCGCTGGGGTTCCCTGATGATTCACAGGTACAGCAGGCGGCACGTTAGTTTTAATTTCCGTTACTGATGACTGAGTTGTTCCCAATGTTGTAGGAATGGCACTCAAAGACTGGGTTTGACTGCTAATATAACTTGCAACACGGCGTTGGTTTGATGACACTAAACCATTTCGCGTGCGTCGGTATCGAGCTAATTCTTGATCTAGCGGTACTTCTAAACTTGCTAGTGCTGCTGTTAGTGCTGGTTTCAACCCAAGCGTTTTAGACGATTGAGTACCGGAATCGTTTAGGGAGTTTTGAGTCATTGCCTGTGTGCCTCAAACGTAGATTTCTGGAATAACTATAGATATATTTCTGACAATATTAGCGAAAATTATTTAAATAGATAGATTGGGAATTGGGAATGCTTATTCTCCTTGTCTACCCCACTCCTAACTCCTCACTTAGCACTTTGAATGATGTCGTTGAAATCGATTAATGATATTTTAGGTGTTCTGGAAAAGCAGTCTAAATGGCAGGAGCAACCATTTCAACGCTTGCTCAAGTGTTGGGCAAGTGTTGTTGGGCCAGTGGTTGCCGCAAATACTCGACCATTGTCGATTCAACGCGATGTTTTGTCGGTAGCAACTTCTAGTGCTGCTTGGGCGCAAAACCTGACTTTTGGTCGCACGTCTCTGCTTTTAAAGTTGAATAAAACACTGCCAACGCCTTTGGTTGATATTCGCTTCTCTACTGCTAGCTGGCAGAATCCATCTGTGGAGACAAAACAGCAACAAACGGTTTTGCCCCACGAGCATCCCAGTTACCTTGGTGATGAGATTAGTCGCCCTGATGTTACACCCACCAAGGATGTAAATGCTGCTTTTGGGCATTGGACGAAGATTATGCGATCGCGATCGCATGGCTTACCCCTTTGTCCTCAATGTGAATCTCCCACCCCACCGGGCGAACTCCAGCGCTGGGCAGTCTGTTCTGTCTGTGCTGCTAAACAGTTTTAAAGCGAGTCAGTCTTGCTCTAAATTGAACGCAAAATATTTCAGCGATTATTGCTTGGGCAGAATTTATCTGAAAGTAATTTGCGCCATCTAGAGAAGTTCGTTCTAAATCCTTGAGAAAAAAGATGTTTTACAGCTAGAATATACCAAACGTGGTATACAATCCAGACTATTTATCTTAAATTATATGCCTTAAGCCATCCTTAAGGAGGAAGTTAAAAGGCTAAATAAATCAAAAGCTTTGGCTTTACTCTTGATCCCTAATAAGTTTTAGCCAAAATCAATAGGTAATCACTCTCCAGATTATTTAAAAATATAACAAGATTATAAAAATATCCTAAAGTTTATTTTTTCGTCGGGATCGCTGAAAGCTATAGAAAATAATGGTTTTTTGGCTTTTATCCGTCTTTATATATAGAAGCAAAATATAAAGATGAAATTCAGCCGAAAACGGCACTAAAGATGAATCCGAATGAAACCTATTAAATTTTTAGCATCTGCCTGTAAATATTGCCGTCATTACCAGCCAGAAGGTCGCCGTGGTGGAACGTGCCAGCAGTTGGGAGCGCCAGTCCAAGCAACTTGGAAGGCTTGCTCCTTGGCGCTCCCACCTTTTGCACCTTCTTGGGAAACCTTGGAAGATGCTTGGACTTTGCCAGATGCAAGGCCAGTTTTAGCTTGTTCTCATTCCCCGGCTTCAGATTTAGATCGTGCTGCTCCTGCTCCTGTAGAAGAAATAACTGCCTCTATATATTCTGAAGAGGCCAAGACTAAAGCAGTGTTTATTTAGTTATCCATTATTACTGAACCAATTTTGCAGTTTGCTTAAGATAAGATTTGCTTTTAAGATATTTAGTGCCATAAAAGTTGACATTTGCAAAAATCGCACCTCAATAAAGGGTGCGATTTTTGCAATTTTAAGGTAGCCAAGGAAAAGAGCGAAAATCTGGTGGACGCTTTTCGAGAAAAGCTTGTTTGCCTTCAGACCCTTCTTCTGTCATGTAATAGAGTAAGGTGGCATTGCCCGCGAGTTCTTGTAAACCAGCCTGTCCGTCACAATCAGCATTGAAGGCGGATTTGAGACATCGAATTGCGATCGGGCTTTTTTCTAAAATCTCCTGCGCCCATTGAATACCTTCCGCTTCTAGTTGTTCGACTGGGACGACGAAATTAATTAAGCCCATTTCTAGCGCTTGTTGTGCATCATATTGGCGGCAGAGAAACCAAATTTCTCGTGCTTTTTTTTGTCCCACAATGCGGGCGAGATAGCTGGCTCCAAAACCACCGTCAAAACTGCCGACTTTGGGGCCAGTCTGTCCGAAAATGGCGTTATCGGCAGCGATGGTCAGGTCGCAAATTAAGTGTAAGACGTGTCCACCACCGATCGCATATCCAGCGACTAAAGCAATCACCACTTTCGGCATAGAACGAATCAGGCGTTGTAAGTCCAGCACATTCAAGCGAGGGATACCAGTATCATCCACATAACCCGCATGTCCGCGCACGCTTTGATCGCCACCGGAACAGAAGGCATATTTGCCATCAGTATGTGGGCCATAGCCAGTAAATAGGACGACACCAATAGTAGTATCTTCACGAGCATTACAGAAAGCGTCATACAGTTCAAAGACTGTTTCAGGACGGAAAGCATTGCGTTTATGGGGACGGTTGATGGTGATTTTTGCAATGCCATCAGTTTTTTGATACAGAATATCTTCGTAGGTTTTGGCAGTTTGCCAGTTAATTTGCATTGGTATGAAGTGCGCTGTTGCTTCAAGAATTTTATCGCGGACGTAGGGACATGCGATACCTGCGGCGGGCTACGCCTAGGCTAAATTGTTGTCTCAAGCCTTTACAATCTGGTAATTGTCTGGGTGTTGAGGAATAAAAATGCGACGTGACACCATCTTCTATAAATTATTTAAGCAATTTCCGGGATTGCTGTTTGAATTAGTAGATGAACCACCTTCAGAAGCGGAAAACTACCAGTTTGAATCAGTTGAGGTGAAAGAAACAGCGTTTCGGATTGATGGAGTATTTTTACCTCCAGCTGATGCAGTTTCCAAAACCGTCTTTTTTGCAGAAGTCCAGTTTCAGAAGGACGAAGACTTATATCACCGCTTCTTTAGTGAATTGTTTTTGTTTCTCTACCGCAACTCGATTCGTTACGATGACTGGTTTGGTGTAATAATTTTTGCTTCTCGCAGTCTTGAACCTTCTAACTCAACAATTCACCGCGCTTTGTTGGAAAGTGGTCAAGTCAGGCGGGTTTATCTGGATGAGTTGGGGGATTTGCGACAACAACCTTTGGGATTAGGTTTGATGTTGTTGACAAATGTTACTTCTGAAACGGAAGCAGTGGAAGGGGCGCGGTTTTTGCTGGAGCAAGCACGGCAACAATCGGAGCAAGCGATAATTGATTTAGTGACGACGATTATCGTCTACAAATTTGCTAACCTAAGTCGAGAGGAGATTGCAGCAATGTTAGGACTAAATCTGGAAGAGCCACGGGCGATTCGGGAAGCGAAGGAAGAAGAAGCGCGATCGCTCATCTTAAGACTATTAAACCGACGGGTGGGTGAGTTTCCTGAGTCGCTTCAGCGCCAGATTCAGGTGTTGTCGCTAGAACAGTTAGAAGCTTTAGGTGACGCTTTGTTGGATTTCTCTTCTCTTGCTGATTTGGAAGGGTGGTTACAAAGTCAACAAAGCGGGTAAGTTTCACGTAGGGGAAAAGGGCGATACCTGCGGTGGGCTACGCCTACGCACTCCGTCAAATAATGATGGCTACAAATGTTTCCCGAAGTGAAGAAGCATTTGCAGACACGCGGGTATATCAGAAGCGGTGGAAGATGGAGTGCGATCGCTCCTCCTGCGACTGTTAAAACGACTATTTGGTAAAATTGCTGAGGTACTTTTAGCCGAAGTATAAGTATTCTCGCTGAAACAGTTGGAAGCGATTGAGATTGCGATCGCTGACTTGGAAGGGTGATTATAAACTCAATCAACGGTCACAAACCGTTTTTGTTTTATGCTAATTTGCAGTCTAAAAATATAAAGAATATAATGTTTGTTGTTAATTCCATGATTTCACCTCATCAAAGATAATATTCTATGGATTTTCTGAAAACTACAATATAATAATTAATCAATTTCCAAAAAATTAAATAAAAGCCAACATTTATCAAGTAATAGTTAAATTTTAATATCCACCGCAAACTGTCCTAAATTATCTTTTCGCCACTGAGCATCATGTTTGCGATTTGTCCGCACCTCCAAAACCCTAATCCCATGATTTGGAAGCGGGTTTAATCTTTGCTGCAAATGCTGCCAAGAAGTAATCAATTCATGCTGCACATTATAAGTAGCGCACAACTGAGCAAAATCAATATCCTGGGGAGTGCCAAAAAATTCTTCAAATGGTGGGTCAAACTTGGCAATAGGTAACATTTCAAAAATGCCACC
The Nostoc punctiforme PCC 73102 genome window above contains:
- a CDS encoding DUF721 domain-containing protein, which encodes MSLKSINDILGVLEKQSKWQEQPFQRLLKCWASVVGPVVAANTRPLSIQRDVLSVATSSAAWAQNLTFGRTSLLLKLNKTLPTPLVDIRFSTASWQNPSVETKQQQTVLPHEHPSYLGDEISRPDVTPTKDVNAAFGHWTKIMRSRSHGLPLCPQCESPTPPGELQRWAVCSVCAAKQF
- the menB gene encoding 1,4-dihydroxy-2-naphthoyl-CoA synthase, whose translation is MQINWQTAKTYEDILYQKTDGIAKITINRPHKRNAFRPETVFELYDAFCNAREDTTIGVVLFTGYGPHTDGKYAFCSGGDQSVRGHAGYVDDTGIPRLNVLDLQRLIRSMPKVVIALVAGYAIGGGHVLHLICDLTIAADNAIFGQTGPKVGSFDGGFGASYLARIVGQKKAREIWFLCRQYDAQQALEMGLINFVVPVEQLEAEGIQWAQEILEKSPIAIRCLKSAFNADCDGQAGLQELAGNATLLYYMTEEGSEGKQAFLEKRPPDFRSFPWLP
- a CDS encoding DUF2887 domain-containing protein; its protein translation is MRRDTIFYKLFKQFPGLLFELVDEPPSEAENYQFESVEVKETAFRIDGVFLPPADAVSKTVFFAEVQFQKDEDLYHRFFSELFLFLYRNSIRYDDWFGVIIFASRSLEPSNSTIHRALLESGQVRRVYLDELGDLRQQPLGLGLMLLTNVTSETEAVEGARFLLEQARQQSEQAIIDLVTTIIVYKFANLSREEIAAMLGLNLEEPRAIREAKEEEARSLILRLLNRRVGEFPESLQRQIQVLSLEQLEALGDALLDFSSLADLEGWLQSQQSG